In Zingiber officinale cultivar Zhangliang chromosome 1A, Zo_v1.1, whole genome shotgun sequence, a genomic segment contains:
- the LOC122007207 gene encoding zinc finger MYM-type protein 1-like, with the protein MEYQSATKKGKTLISSFFKKRDRETSESTSIPTTMENQSSEGLLIPSVQISSISSPSKDHQSSSACIERDPGKRKPICEYHVNIRDEIRRSYLKMGPYQPDMLEYPATKFGNQNRRFQKKWFQKFHWLEYSPSTNKAYCFYCFLFLNDINSSNISALVSEGFDNWKRVNQGKTCAFLAHIGSAASSPHTMSERRAENLMRPSQHIDNVMYVQAKEEKEKNRLRLKTSIVTVRWLALQGCAFRGNDESLSSSNRGNFLELVKAFAKMSTEINEVVLENAPKNAQYIAPEIQKDILHIMANRVRQMIREEVGDKFFCILVDEARDISKREQMAIILRFVNNHGILTERFFAIKSVSDTTSLNLKKEISNVLVHHDLQVKKLRGQGYDGASNMRGAWNGLQALFLRDCPYAYYVHCFAHRLQLTLVSATKDVSVIWEFFSHLDNIVNIVTSSTKRIAELHTAQRNEIKHMLAIGERDSGSGANQIGNLQRAGVTRWSSHYDSVKSLIGMYAATCKVFEVLSDYSPNGRAKAEVRGIYRNMASFEFVFILHLMHKIMITTDTLCQILQRKSQDILTAITFVSTTKTILQELRECGWEEFLHEVKVFCSRNDIDVPDLDCLYKIGRSRQQTTIEHHYHFDVFNVAIDFILMELNTRFNESSVELLSLSTALDPKNSFDSINSDDICKLAKKFYPEDFTNQDIVALEYELVHYKLDVMQNLKASTLVELCQQLTESGRSKVYIMLTRLIHLVLTLPVSTATTERAFSAMKHVKTALRNKMEDDFLEDCLTLYIERDLAKDIDIDSIIDEFYVSKSRRAQLC; encoded by the coding sequence ATGGAATATCAATCTGCTACAAAGAAAGGAAAGACATTAATATCATCTTTCTTTAAAAAGAGAGATCGTGAAACTAGTGAAAGTACTTCAATTCCTACTACAATGGAAAATCAATCTAGTGAAGGTCTTCTCATTCCTAGTGTCCAAATTTCTTCAATTTCTTCTCCTAGCAAAGACCATCAATCATCATCTGCTTGTATTGAACGAGATCCGGGAAAAAGAAAACCAATATGTGAATATCATGTTAATATACGAGATGAGATAAGACGTTCATATCTAAAGATGGGGCCTTATCAACCAGATATGTTGGAGTATCCGGCTACAAAATTTGGAAATCAAAATCGTCGGTTTCAGAAAAAATGGTTTCAGAAATTTCATTGGTTAGAGTATTCGCCTTCAACAAATAAGGCATATTGtttttattgttttctttttctaaatgaTATTAATTCATCTAATATCTCGGCACTAGTCAGTGAAGGATTTGACAATTGGAAAAGGGTAAACCAAGGAAAAACATGTGCATTTCTTGCCCATATTGGTTCTGCAGCTTCTTCGCCTCATACTATGTCTGAGAGAAGGGCTGAAAATTTGATGAGACCCTCTCAGCATATTGATAATGTGATGTATGTTCAAgctaaagaagaaaaggagaaaaatcGTTTACGTTTGAAGACCTCAATTGTCACTGTTCGATGGCTAGCACTTCAAGGTTGTGCCTTTAGAGGTAATGATGAATCTCTATCTTCATCTAATCGTGGGAATTTCCTTGAATTGGTGAAGGCTTTTGCAAAAATGAGTACGGAAATTAATGAAGTTGTACTTGAGAATGCTCCAAAAAATGCCCAATATATtgctcctgaaattcagaaagaTATTTTACATATTATGGCCAATAGAGTACGACAGATGATTCGTGAAGAAGTTGGAGATAAATTCTTCtgtattcttgttgatgaagCACGAGATATATCTAAACGGGAGCAAATGGCCATTATCTTGAGGTTTGTGAACAATCATGGGATTTTGACAGAAAGATTTTTTGCTATCAAAAGTGTTAGTGATACTACCTCATTGAATTTGaaaaaagaaatatcaaatgttCTTGTTCATCATGATCTACAAGTTAAAAAACTCAGAggccaaggatatgatggtgctagCAATATGCGTGGCGCGTGGAATGGACTCCAGGCATTATTTCTCAGAGATTGTCCTTATGCATACTATGTTCACTGTTTTGCTCATCGACTACAATTAACATTGGTCTCTGCCACTAAGGATGTCAGTGTTATTTGGGAATTCTTTTCTCATTTGGATAATATTGTCAATATTGTTACTTCTTCTACTAAGCGCATTGCTGAGTTACATACTGcacaaagaaatgaaattaaacaTATGTTGGCAATCGGAGAACGTGATTCTGGAAGTGGGGCCAATCAGATTGGTAATTTGCAGCGGGCAGGAGTTACTCGTTGGAGTTCTCACTATGACTCAGTAAAAAGCTTGATAGGTATGTACGCTGCAACTTGCAAAGTTTTTGAAGTTCTTAGTGACTATTCTCCAAATGGAAGAGCTAAGGCTGAAGTTCGGGGAATTTACAGAAACATGGCAAGCTTTGAATTTGTGTTCATTTTGCACTTGATGCATAAAATTATGATAACAACAGATACTCTTTGTCAAATTCTTCAAAGAAAATCTCAAGACATTTTGACTGCTATTACATTTGTCTCTACTACCAAAACCATCCTTCAAGAACTTAGAGAATGCGGGTGGGAAGAATTTCTTCATGAAGTGAAAGTTTTTTGTTCgagaaatgatattgatgtgccTGACCTTGATTGCCTATATAAGATTGGTCGTTCTCGTCAGCAAACTACAATTGAGCATCATTATCACTTTGATGTTTTTAATGTAGCAATAGATTTCATTTTGATGGAGTTAAATACTCGGTTCAATGAGTCATCAGTGGAACTTCTTTCTCTTAGTACAGCTTTAGATCCGAAAAATTCATTTGATTCAATTAACAGTGATGATATTTGCAAACTTGCAAAGAAGTTTTATCCTGAAGATTTCACAAATCAAGACATCGTTGCTTTGGAATATGAATTGGTACATTATAAACTTGATGTGATGCAAAATTTGAAGGCTTCTACACTTGTTGAGTTGTGTCAGCAATTGACTGAGAGTGGGCGGTCAAAGGTTTACATTATGTTAACTAGATTGATTCATCTCGTTTTGACATTACCTGTTTCTACTGCCACTACTGAGCGAGCCTTTTCAGCAATGAAGCATGTGAAGACGGCACTTCGCAATAAAATGGAGGATGATTTTCTTGAAGATTGTTTGACACTCTATATTGAACGAGATTTAGCTAAAGATATAGATATAGATTCTATTATAGATGAATTTTATGTTTCAAAATCTCGTAGGGCACAACTTTGTTGA
- the LOC122038489 gene encoding serine carboxypeptidase-like 34, producing the protein MSSISCSSFFLCLALIFSSSFLGGQSRQLEEEEALRQQQADRVVQLPGQPTVSFRQYSGYVTVNESHGRALFYWLLEATSDVDKKPLLLWLNGGPGCSSIGFGAVEELGPFLMQKGVPELRLNEHSWNKEANLLFLESPVGVGFSYTNTSSDIQALGDKITAEDAYIFLVNWFKRFPQFKSHDFYISGESYAGHYVPQLSEKIFDENKQASKDDYINFKGFMIGNALLDDDTDQTGMIDYAWDHAVISDRVYKDVKTKCNFRIEPATAACNSALSEYFAVYRIIDMYSLYAPVCVNQNLSGTYNRKHFRVEGAAPKLFSQFSGWHQQPAGYDPCVSYYSEVYFNRPDVQQALHANVTKIAYNWTHCSDVITKWNDAPATVLPTLHKLINGGIRIWVFSGDTDGRIPVTSTRYSLNKLGLKTIQEWTPWYDHQQVGGWTIEFEGLTFVTVRGAGHQVPTFAPRQARQLVSHFLANQQLPHSAF; encoded by the exons atGAGCTCAATCTCttgctcttccttcttcctttgcCTCGCGctcatcttctcctcttctttcctcGGCGGCCAGTCGAGGCAATTGGAGGAAGAGGAAGCCTTGAGACAACAGCAGGCTGACCGCGTGGTTCAGCTCCCGGGACAGCCCACGGTCAGCTTCCGCCAGTACTCCGGCTATGTGACGGTCAATGAAAGCCATGGCCGTGCGCTCTTCTACTGGCTTCTTGAGGCAACTAGTGATGTGGATAAGAAGCCACTTTTGCTTTGGTTAAACGGAG GGCCTGGCTGTTCTTCCATTGGATTCGGGGCCGTCGAGGAACTTGGCCCTTTCCTAATGCAAAAGGGTGTGCCAGAGCTCAGACTTAATGAGCATTCCTGGAACAAAG AGGCAAATCTTCTATTCCTTGAGTCTCCTGTTGGAGTTGGATTTTCTTACACAAATACAAGCTCTGACATACAAGCACTTGGCGATAAGATCACTG CCGAAGATGCCTACATTTTCCTTGTTAACTGGTTCAAGCGGTTCCCGCAGTTCAAATCCCATGACTTCTACATTTCTGGAGAAAGTTACGCAG GGCATTATGTTCCACAACTCTCTGAGAAGATATTTGATGAAAACAAACAAGCTTCGAAGGATGACTACATAAATTTCAAAGGGTTCATG ATAGGCAATGCATTATTGGACGATGACACCGATCAGACAGGGATGATCGACTATGCATGGGATCATGCAGTCATATCTGACCGAGTCTACAAGGATGTTAAAACCAAGTGCAATTTCAGAATCGAACCGGCTACGGCAGCCTGCAACAGTGCACTGTCAGAATACTTTGCAGTCTATCGAATAATCGACATGTACAGCTTGTATGCTCCCGTTTGCGTCAATCAGAATCTATCTGGCACCTATAACCGAAAGCACTTCCGCGTCGAAGGCGCTGCTCCAAAGCTGTTCTCCCAATTT AGTGGGTGGCATCAGCAGCCAGCGGGTTATGACCCCTGTGTCTCCTACTACTCGGAGGTTTACTTTAACCGACCAGATGTCCAACAAGCTCTGCATGCAAATGTCACAAAAATTGCTTATAACTGGACTCACTGCAG TGATGTGATCACCAAATGGAATGATGCACCGGCCACCGTGCTCCCGACCTTACACAAGCTCATCAATGGCGGCATCAGAATATGGGTTTTCAG CGGCGACACTGATGGAAGAATTCCAGTCACTTCGACTCGGTATTCACTGAACAAACTTGGCCTGAAAACCATCCAAGAATGGACTCCTTGGTATGACCATCAACAG GTTGGTGGATGGACAATTGAATTTGAGGGACTGACATTCGTCACGGTCCGCGGGGCTGGCCATCAAGTTCCAACGTTTGCTCCAAGGCAAGCTCGCCAGCTTGTTAGTCATTTCTTGGCTAACCAGCAATTGCCTCACTCAGCTTTCTAG